One genomic segment of Drosophila melanogaster chromosome 3R includes these proteins:
- the CG11373 gene encoding uncharacterized protein: MPEKPSAKSAPRPLTSIKGTRPSTSSSNPTTSRSKPTGTGVVRPPLPNAHDRIWKIMKM; encoded by the exons ATGCCCGAAAAACCATCAGCAAAGTCGGCTCCGAGGCCCCTGACCAGCATAAAGGGGACCAGGCCCTCCACATCCTCATCCAATCCCACCACCAGCAGGAGCAAACCCACAGGAACTGGAGTGGTTCGACCACCATTGCCAAATGCACACGATAGG ATTTGGAAGATTATGAAGATGTAA
- the Obp83a gene encoding Odorant-binding protein 83a, isoform A: MALNGFGRRVSASVLLIALSLLSGALILPPAAAQRDENYPPPGILKMAKPFHDACVEKTGVTEAAIKEFSDGEIHEDEKLKCYMNCFFHEIEVVDDNGDVHLEKLFATVPLSMRDKLMEMSKGCVHPEGDTLCHKAWWFHQCWKKADPKHYFLP; this comes from the exons ATGGCTTTGAATGGCTTTGGTCGGCGTGTCAGTGCGTCTGTCCTTTTAATCGCCTTGTCGCTGCTCAGCGGAGCGCTGATCCTGCCGCCGGCTGCGGCGCAGCGTGACGAGAAC taTCCACCGCCGGGCATCCTGAAAATGGCCAAGCCCTTCCACGACGCGTGTGTGGAGAAGACGGGCGTAACCGAGG CTGCCATCAAGGAGTTCAGCGATGGGGAGATTCACGAGGACGAGAAGCTCAAATGCTACATGAACTGCTTCTTCCACGAGATCGAAGTGGTGGACGACAATGGGGACGTGCATCTGGAGAAGCTCTTCGCCACGGTACCGCTCTCCATGCGCGACAAGCTGATGGAGATGTCCAAGGGCTGCGTCCATCCGGAGGGCGATACGCTGTGCCACAAGGCCTGGTGGTTCCACCAGTGCTGGAAAAAGGCCGATCCCAAG CACTACTTCTTGCCGTGA
- the Obp83a gene encoding Odorant-binding protein 83a, isoform C: MDQEGPRSSGKERNGKSHIKMALNGFGRRVSASVLLIALSLLSGALILPPAAAQRDENYPPPGILKMAKPFHDACVEKTGVTEAAIKEFSDGEIHEDEKLKCYMNCFFHEIEVVDDNGDVHLEKLFATVPLSMRDKLMEMSKGCVHPEGDTLCHKAWWFHQCWKKADPKHYFLP, from the exons ATGGACCAGGAAGGACCACGCAGCAGCGGAAAGGAGCGAAACGGAAAGAGCCACATTAAAATGGCTTTGAATGGCTTTGGTCGGCGTGTCAGTGCGTCTGTCCTTTTAATCGCCTTGTCGCTGCTCAGCGGAGCGCTGATCCTGCCGCCGGCTGCGGCGCAGCGTGACGAGAAC taTCCACCGCCGGGCATCCTGAAAATGGCCAAGCCCTTCCACGACGCGTGTGTGGAGAAGACGGGCGTAACCGAGG CTGCCATCAAGGAGTTCAGCGATGGGGAGATTCACGAGGACGAGAAGCTCAAATGCTACATGAACTGCTTCTTCCACGAGATCGAAGTGGTGGACGACAATGGGGACGTGCATCTGGAGAAGCTCTTCGCCACGGTACCGCTCTCCATGCGCGACAAGCTGATGGAGATGTCCAAGGGCTGCGTCCATCCGGAGGGCGATACGCTGTGCCACAAGGCCTGGTGGTTCCACCAGTGCTGGAAAAAGGCCGATCCCAAG CACTACTTCTTGCCGTGA
- the Obp83b gene encoding Odorant-binding protein 83b, with protein sequence MVKYPLILLLIGCAAAQEPRRDGEWPPPAILKLGKHFHDICAPKTGVTDEAIKEFSDGQIHEDEALKCYMNCLFHEFEVVDDNGDVHMEKVLNAIPGEKLRNIMMEASKGCIHPEGDTLCHKAWWFHQCWKKADPVHYFLV encoded by the exons ATGGTCAAATACCCACTGATACTACTTTTGATTGGCTGTGCCGCTGCCCAGGAACCAAGGCGCGATGGAGAG TGGCCTCCGCCAGCGATTTTAAAACTGGGCAAGCACTTCCATGACATTTGTGCTCCCAAAACTGGCGTTACTGATG AGGCCATCAAGGAGTTCAGCGATGGGCAAATTCATGAGGACGAGGCCCTCAAGTGCTATATGAACTGCCTCTTCCACGAGTTCGAGGTGGTCGACGACAATGGGGATGTCCACATGGAGAAGGTCTTGAACGCCATTCCGGGAGAAAAGCTGAGGAACATTATGATGGAGGCTTCCAAGGGATGCATTCATCCTGAGGGCGACACCCTGTGCCACAAAGCCTGGTGGTTCCACCAATGCTGGAAGAAGGCTGATCCTGTCCACTACTTTTTGGTCTAA